From the genome of Pseudomonadota bacterium, one region includes:
- a CDS encoding HlyD family efflux transporter periplasmic adaptor subunit, which produces MQLVRASRGVALSARLIVALLLLIGVALLLLPWQQTSPGDGRIAAFTPSERAQVVGAPIGGRILNWWVHEGSHVRKGDRLLELADNDPLILLRLQQERDATAARLAARELAIGAYERQRVALRSARTLELAAAEARVRVAQNRVKASEQELVAAKATATTAQLNVQRVEALANRGLASERDRELGVLAAAKAQSEVFAAQAALEGAGGEVLAKRAEVSAKGAELDGKLAKLGAELNSAEAEVQKARAELSQVEVRRARQAQMVVRAPREGSILRVVAREGADFVKAGDPLFVFVPTSEQRAVELWIDGNDVPLVDPGRIVRLQFEGWPAVQFSGWPAVAVGTFGGAVAFVDAAADGSGRFRVLVVPGAARWPDGRYLRQGARTKGWVLLDRVSLGYELWRQLNGFPKRLTPPKVEAKPGAKSG; this is translated from the coding sequence ATGCAGCTCGTGAGGGCGTCGCGAGGCGTGGCGCTCTCCGCTCGACTGATCGTAGCGCTCTTGCTGCTGATCGGCGTGGCGCTGCTGCTGCTGCCCTGGCAGCAGACCTCGCCCGGCGACGGACGCATCGCGGCCTTCACGCCCTCGGAACGCGCCCAGGTGGTTGGCGCGCCGATCGGCGGCCGCATCCTCAACTGGTGGGTCCATGAGGGCAGCCACGTTCGCAAGGGCGATCGCCTGCTCGAGCTGGCCGACAACGACCCGCTGATTCTGCTGCGCCTGCAGCAGGAACGCGACGCCACCGCCGCGCGCCTGGCGGCGCGCGAGCTCGCGATCGGCGCCTACGAGCGGCAGCGCGTCGCACTACGCTCGGCCCGCACGCTTGAGCTCGCCGCGGCCGAGGCGCGCGTGCGCGTCGCACAGAACCGGGTCAAAGCGAGCGAGCAGGAGCTCGTGGCGGCCAAGGCGACCGCGACCACGGCGCAGCTCAATGTCCAGCGCGTCGAGGCCCTCGCCAACCGTGGCCTGGCCTCGGAGCGCGACCGCGAGCTCGGCGTGCTGGCAGCGGCCAAGGCCCAATCGGAGGTCTTCGCCGCTCAGGCGGCGCTCGAGGGCGCAGGCGGAGAGGTCCTGGCCAAGCGCGCCGAGGTCTCGGCCAAGGGCGCCGAGCTCGACGGCAAGCTCGCCAAGCTCGGCGCCGAGCTCAACTCCGCCGAGGCCGAGGTGCAGAAGGCCCGTGCCGAGCTCTCCCAGGTCGAGGTTCGACGCGCCCGGCAGGCGCAAATGGTGGTCCGCGCGCCGCGGGAGGGATCGATCCTCCGCGTGGTCGCCCGCGAGGGCGCCGACTTCGTCAAGGCCGGCGATCCCCTCTTCGTCTTCGTGCCGACGAGCGAGCAGCGTGCCGTCGAGCTGTGGATCGACGGCAATGACGTGCCGTTGGTCGATCCCGGCCGCATCGTGCGGCTGCAGTTCGAGGGCTGGCCCGCGGTGCAGTTCAGCGGTTGGCCGGCAGTGGCGGTGGGCACCTTCGGCGGCGCGGTCGCCTTCGTCGACGCGGCGGCGGACGGCAGCGGCCGCTTCCGCGTGCTCGTGGTGCCGGGAGCCGCGCGCTGGCCCGACGGGCGCTACCTGCGCCAGGGGGCGCGCACGAAGGGCTGGGTGCTGCTCGATCGGGTCAGCCTCGGCTACGAGCTCTGGCGCCAGCTCAACGGCTTCCCCAAGCGGCTCACCCCACCGAAGGTGGAGGCCAAGCCGGGGGCCAAGAGCGGCTGA
- a CDS encoding TolC family protein: MPPSRPHTRAARCVAAFTLTLGALLPLGSGAAPVLSLAEVLASVERHHPLLEAAAQQLRQAEGKQLQAEGGFDTELRAESSWLPHADYEYGVASVTLSQPTPFWGARFFGRWRLGHGDLPIYKEGDGTAGAGELRAGVELPLLRDGPIDARRAQLQRSRLGREAARLGVGALRIELRRQAAYHFWAWVAAGLKLEVDRKLLAIARERDDALRSRVARGDLPRIEVLDNRRTILMREGGVVSAQRKFEQSAIKLSLFLRDASGNPLRAGRERLPASAPLLPEAREPRPVTSDLRSALRRRPELLQLELAQADNEVEARLFANQRLPRLAAIVDLGLDLGDEAYRDRRGEVGVGLKLEWPLPLRKARGGLLRAAARQRELAAKQRFQREQVEAQLRDARSAILAARQRAEVAREEREAAHQVEAAERERLEFGAGTLLTVNLRELAAAEADKRTIDAAAGFRRALADYEALLATVDDPAGRPGR, encoded by the coding sequence ATGCCCCCGTCTCGCCCCCACACGCGCGCGGCGCGCTGCGTCGCTGCCTTCACGCTGACCCTCGGTGCGCTGCTGCCGCTGGGCTCCGGGGCGGCGCCGGTCCTCAGCCTGGCTGAGGTCCTGGCGAGCGTCGAGCGCCACCACCCGCTGCTCGAGGCCGCAGCGCAGCAGCTGCGCCAGGCGGAGGGAAAGCAGCTACAGGCGGAGGGGGGCTTCGACACCGAGCTGCGCGCCGAGAGCAGCTGGCTGCCCCACGCCGATTACGAGTACGGCGTGGCGAGCGTGACGCTGAGCCAGCCGACGCCCTTCTGGGGCGCGCGCTTCTTCGGCCGCTGGCGCCTCGGGCACGGCGACCTCCCGATCTACAAGGAGGGCGACGGCACCGCGGGGGCAGGCGAGCTTCGCGCCGGCGTCGAGCTACCGCTGCTTCGCGACGGGCCGATCGACGCGCGCCGGGCGCAGCTCCAGCGCAGCAGGCTCGGTCGCGAGGCCGCTCGGCTGGGTGTCGGCGCCCTCCGCATCGAGCTGCGTCGCCAGGCGGCCTATCACTTCTGGGCCTGGGTCGCCGCCGGGCTGAAGCTCGAGGTCGATCGCAAGCTGCTGGCGATCGCCCGCGAGCGCGACGACGCGCTGCGCTCGCGCGTGGCGCGCGGCGACCTGCCGCGCATCGAGGTCCTGGACAACCGGCGCACGATCTTGATGCGCGAGGGCGGCGTCGTCAGCGCTCAGCGGAAGTTCGAGCAGAGCGCGATCAAGCTCTCGCTCTTCCTGCGCGACGCCAGCGGCAACCCGCTCCGCGCCGGACGCGAGCGCCTGCCGGCGTCCGCACCGCTGCTGCCCGAGGCGCGCGAGCCACGACCGGTCACCAGCGATCTTCGCTCGGCGCTGCGGCGCCGCCCCGAGCTGCTGCAGCTCGAGCTGGCGCAGGCCGACAATGAGGTGGAGGCGCGCCTCTTCGCCAACCAACGGCTGCCGCGGCTGGCCGCCATCGTCGACCTCGGTCTCGACCTCGGCGACGAGGCCTATCGCGACCGGCGCGGCGAGGTGGGCGTGGGCCTCAAGCTCGAATGGCCCCTGCCGCTACGCAAGGCCCGCGGCGGCCTGCTGCGCGCCGCGGCGCGGCAGCGCGAGCTCGCGGCGAAGCAGCGCTTCCAACGCGAGCAGGTCGAGGCGCAGCTCCGCGACGCGCGCTCCGCGATCTTGGCGGCGCGCCAGCGCGCCGAGGTGGCGCGCGAGGAGCGCGAGGCGGCCCATCAGGTCGAGGCGGCCGAGCGTGAGCGGCTGGAGTTCGGCGCCGGTACCTTGCTCACCGTCAATCTCCGCGAGCTGGCCGCCGCCGAGGCCGACAAGCGCACGATCGACGCCGCGGCAGGCTTTCGTCGGGCCCTCGCCGACTACGAGGCCCTGCTCGCCACGGTCGACGATCCCGCGGGCCGCCCGGGTCGCTAG
- a CDS encoding Rieske 2Fe-2S domain-containing protein, giving the protein MQVSVTKRRQILVGSRLPAAANAEPSRPDWQQASPAWIAGALRHAAERSPGGWYVLDAARAIEGPRPYRVAGRELVAWRADGQPRVAPEACPHLGARLSEGRVCGGRLACPWHDLTLGPEGHGGWKPLPVFDDGVLLWVQLPDRDPPAERPRLAPRPQRFIDAVVRREAACDARDVLANRLDPWHGAHYHPHSFATLRVLEQAGDAITVRVVYRLVGAIAVEVDARFHCPDARSIVMTIVAGEGLGSVVETHATPIDPGRTAIIEATLATSDRAGFALARRAAGLLRPWIRRAAARLWIEDAAYAERLYELRQARQGATAAG; this is encoded by the coding sequence ATGCAAGTGAGCGTGACCAAACGAAGGCAAATCCTCGTCGGTAGTCGGTTGCCGGCCGCAGCGAACGCGGAACCCTCGCGTCCCGACTGGCAGCAGGCCAGCCCGGCGTGGATCGCTGGGGCCTTGAGGCACGCGGCGGAGCGGTCGCCCGGTGGTTGGTATGTCCTCGATGCCGCGCGCGCGATCGAGGGGCCGAGGCCCTACCGCGTCGCGGGGCGCGAGCTGGTCGCCTGGCGTGCCGACGGGCAGCCGCGGGTGGCGCCGGAGGCCTGTCCCCATCTGGGGGCGCGCCTCTCCGAAGGCCGCGTTTGCGGCGGGAGGTTGGCCTGCCCGTGGCACGACCTGACGCTCGGCCCGGAGGGGCATGGCGGCTGGAAGCCGCTGCCGGTCTTCGATGATGGCGTGCTCCTTTGGGTTCAGTTGCCCGATCGGGACCCGCCCGCCGAGCGGCCGCGCCTCGCGCCGCGCCCCCAGCGCTTCATCGACGCCGTCGTGCGCCGCGAGGCCGCTTGCGACGCCCGCGACGTGCTCGCCAACCGCCTCGACCCGTGGCATGGCGCCCACTATCACCCGCATAGCTTCGCGACGCTGCGGGTGCTGGAGCAGGCCGGGGACGCGATCACTGTGCGCGTGGTCTATCGCCTCGTGGGGGCGATCGCGGTCGAGGTGGACGCGCGCTTTCACTGCCCCGATGCCCGCAGCATCGTGATGACGATCGTTGCGGGTGAGGGGCTCGGCTCGGTGGTGGAGACGCACGCCACGCCGATCGATCCGGGCCGCACCGCGATCATCGAAGCTACGCTGGCGACCTCGGATCGCGCCGGTTTCGCCCTCGCGCGTCGCGCGGCAGGCCTCTTGCGACCTTGGATTCGGCGCGCGGCAGCTCGGCTCTGGATCGAGGACGCCGCCTACGCCGAGCGTCTCTACGAGCTGCGTCAGGCGCGACAGGGCGCCACCGCGGCGGGCTAG
- a CDS encoding FAD-dependent oxidoreductase, with translation MKHRLRPERLEGAHPAGQEQPTVPLTCTVVGGGLAGAAAATVLAERGVSVTWIEREAYLGGRVGAWTEQLPDGEPFEMERGFHAFFRQYYNLRALLRRFDPDLSMLQALEDYPILGPGGARQSFRALPRRTPFNLVALTRRTPSLGLRALRRVDLRAALRMLAFDQEQTYRRFDGETARAYLDSLRFPPAARQLLFEVFAHSFFNPEEEMSAAELLMMFHFYFTGNPEGLLFDVLRKPFSQALWAPLERYLLARAATVQRGESARKIERRATGWRVVTDTGAIDSDLVVLALPVAALQRLVADSPELKDPTFRRQVAGLALTRPFAVLRLWLDRPLAAERAPFAGTAGVGLLDNISLYDRFEDESAAWSARSGGAVVELHAYALPPSLAEQAVRAELLAGLHALYPETRAAAVIHERYLWRDDCPAFAPHAHADRPTVATPFAGIALAGDALRLPFPSALMEKAVSSGFLAANNLLAPHGLRSEPLLVVPTRGLLAPLLS, from the coding sequence ATGAAGCACCGACTACGTCCCGAGCGCCTCGAGGGCGCCCATCCCGCGGGCCAAGAGCAGCCGACGGTGCCCCTTACCTGCACCGTCGTGGGCGGCGGGCTCGCGGGTGCGGCGGCGGCCACGGTGCTCGCCGAACGCGGCGTCAGCGTGACGTGGATCGAGCGTGAGGCGTATCTCGGTGGAAGGGTAGGGGCCTGGACCGAGCAGCTCCCCGACGGCGAGCCCTTCGAGATGGAGCGTGGCTTCCACGCCTTCTTCCGCCAGTACTACAACCTGCGCGCGCTCCTTCGCCGCTTCGACCCCGACCTGTCGATGCTGCAAGCCCTCGAGGACTACCCGATCCTCGGCCCCGGGGGCGCGCGGCAGTCTTTTCGCGCGCTGCCGCGACGAACGCCCTTCAACCTCGTTGCCTTGACGCGGCGCACGCCCTCGCTCGGCCTGAGGGCGCTGCGGCGCGTCGATCTGCGGGCAGCCTTGCGCATGCTGGCCTTCGACCAGGAGCAGACCTACCGGCGCTTCGACGGGGAGACCGCGCGGGCCTACCTCGACTCCCTGCGCTTTCCGCCCGCCGCCCGGCAGCTGCTCTTCGAGGTCTTTGCTCACTCGTTCTTCAATCCCGAGGAGGAGATGAGCGCGGCCGAGCTGCTGATGATGTTTCATTTCTACTTCACCGGGAATCCCGAGGGGCTGCTCTTCGACGTGCTGCGTAAGCCCTTCTCACAGGCGCTCTGGGCGCCGCTGGAGCGCTACCTGCTGGCAAGAGCGGCGACCGTGCAGCGCGGCGAGAGCGCGCGCAAGATCGAGCGCCGCGCGACGGGCTGGCGGGTCGTCACGGACACGGGCGCGATCGACTCCGACCTCGTGGTGCTGGCGCTTCCGGTGGCGGCCCTGCAGCGCTTGGTCGCCGACTCGCCCGAGCTGAAGGACCCGACCTTCCGACGCCAGGTAGCAGGGCTGGCCCTGACGCGACCCTTCGCGGTGCTACGGCTGTGGCTCGACCGCCCGCTCGCGGCGGAGCGTGCCCCCTTCGCCGGCACGGCCGGCGTCGGCCTGCTCGATAATATTTCGCTCTACGATCGCTTCGAGGACGAGAGCGCGGCGTGGTCCGCGCGCAGCGGTGGTGCGGTGGTCGAGCTGCACGCCTACGCGCTGCCCCCCTCGCTCGCTGAGCAGGCGGTGCGGGCCGAGCTGCTCGCTGGATTGCACGCGCTCTACCCGGAGACGCGAGCGGCCGCTGTGATCCACGAGCGCTACCTCTGGCGCGACGACTGCCCAGCCTTCGCGCCCCACGCTCATGCCGACCGGCCGACGGTGGCGACGCCCTTCGCGGGGATCGCCCTCGCCGGCGACGCGCTGCGGCTGCCCTTCCCCAGCGCCTTGATGGAGAAGGCCGTGTCGTCGGGCTTCCTCGCCGCCAACAATCTGCTGGCCCCGCATGGCCTACGCTCGGAGCCGCTGCTGGTGGTGCCCACGCGCGGCCTGCTCGCCCCGCTGCTGAGCTAG
- a CDS encoding DUF2141 domain-containing protein: MNAPWAVSLALLAVLSSGSRAGGSPSQRSPRRRATGDVIVVVTGLRHDGGKVLVGLYRGEAGFPADGRAASARAEVTIVRGTARVRFSAVPVGTLAVGVLHDEDGDRAMDTGLFGLPQEGYGVSRDAVRAFGPPRYRDAALRLAAGEHKLVRIPIHY, encoded by the coding sequence ATGAACGCACCCTGGGCGGTCTCGCTCGCGTTGCTCGCCGTGCTGAGCAGCGGCAGCCGTGCCGGCGGCAGTCCCTCGCAGCGGTCGCCGCGGCGCAGGGCGACGGGCGACGTGATTGTGGTCGTGACCGGCCTGCGCCACGACGGCGGCAAGGTCCTGGTCGGTCTCTACCGCGGGGAGGCTGGCTTCCCTGCGGATGGGCGCGCCGCCAGCGCCCGGGCCGAGGTGACAATTGTTCGGGGTACGGCGCGCGTGCGTTTCTCCGCGGTGCCGGTCGGCACCCTGGCGGTGGGGGTGCTCCACGACGAGGACGGCGACCGCGCGATGGACACCGGGTTGTTCGGCCTGCCGCAGGAGGGCTACGGCGTCAGCCGCGATGCGGTGCGCGCCTTTGGACCACCGCGCTATCGCGATGCGGCGCTGCGCTTGGCCGCCGGCGAGCACAAGCTGGTCCGGATCCCGATCCACTACTAG
- a CDS encoding phytoene/squalene synthase family protein, which translates to MIDARKALARRMMAGGSRSFWLAAKLLRRSVRDDAAVIYAFCRRADDAVDRCPPGAAAAAVLVLRSEVDLVYSARTPKEPILSAFQQVVRERRIPRRYADELLAGMAMDAAGAAYETVDELLLYCYRVAGTVGLMMCHVMGVRSERALRHAVHLGLAMQLTNICRDVAEDWSNGRRYLPWELLSRHGAAGSVEPGAELPRSWRQAMASSVRELLSLADRFYLSGDQGLAELPLRCSLAVRAARLIYSRIGRVIAARRFEIAAGRAVVSGSYKLGLLLRALALGLLSGWRRWGSPIRAPLGLVAPSAELWLSEAGGRR; encoded by the coding sequence GTGATCGATGCGCGCAAGGCTCTGGCGCGCCGGATGATGGCGGGCGGCTCGCGCAGCTTCTGGCTGGCCGCGAAGCTCTTGCGGCGCAGCGTCCGCGACGACGCGGCGGTGATCTACGCCTTCTGCCGCCGCGCTGATGACGCCGTCGACCGCTGCCCGCCAGGGGCCGCCGCCGCGGCCGTCCTGGTGCTGCGGAGCGAGGTCGACCTCGTCTACTCGGCGCGCACGCCGAAGGAGCCGATTCTGTCGGCCTTTCAGCAGGTGGTTCGCGAACGGCGCATTCCGCGCCGCTACGCTGATGAGCTCCTCGCGGGGATGGCGATGGATGCCGCGGGCGCGGCCTACGAGACGGTCGACGAGCTGCTGCTCTATTGCTATCGGGTCGCCGGAACCGTCGGCCTGATGATGTGTCACGTGATGGGCGTGCGCAGCGAGCGAGCCCTGCGGCACGCCGTCCATCTCGGTCTCGCCATGCAGCTCACGAACATCTGCCGCGATGTCGCTGAGGACTGGTCAAATGGCCGGCGCTACCTCCCCTGGGAGCTGTTGTCGCGGCATGGCGCCGCAGGCTCGGTGGAGCCTGGGGCGGAGCTCCCGCGCTCCTGGCGCCAGGCGATGGCCAGCTCGGTGCGCGAGCTCCTGTCGTTGGCCGATCGCTTCTACCTCTCTGGCGACCAGGGACTGGCAGAGCTGCCGCTGCGCTGCAGCCTGGCCGTGCGAGCGGCGCGGCTGATCTATTCGCGCATCGGGCGCGTGATCGCCGCGCGGCGCTTCGAGATCGCCGCCGGCCGCGCGGTCGTCTCTGGGAGTTACAAGCTCGGGCTGCTGCTGCGCGCGCTCGCTCTCGGTCTGCTCAGCGGCTGGCGTCGCTGGGGCAGTCCGATCCGCGCGCCGCTCGGCCTGGTCGCGCCCTCGGCAGAGCTCTGGCTGTCCGAGGCTGGAGGTCGCCGATGA